Genomic segment of Pseudothermotoga hypogea DSM 11164 = NBRC 106472:
ACACAGAGGCTGGATCTTGCTTCGCCTGTTGTTCGTACAGTTCTCCCCAGGGACTGTCTTTGTTTATGGTGCCGATCAAGAGATAACCTGAAGGTTTCAAAACTCTCATCATCTCGTCGAAGGCTCTTTTGGGCTCGTGGATGAATTCGAACGTGGCCATGGAGAAGACGCCGTCGAAGTGATCTGAAGGAAATTCCAGAGAGTAGACGTTCATCTTTTTGAACTCTATATCGAGACCCAGTTTATCGGCTTTGTCCTTCGCGATCTTCAGCATCTCTTCTGAGATGTCTATTCCAACGACCTTCACACCGAGCTTCGCCAACTTGATGCTGAAATTGCCCGTGCCACAGCCAGCATCGAGCACACAGGTGCCAGGCTTTGGGTGGAAGAACTCAAGTGCGACTCGTGTTTCGATTTCGTCGACGAATCTTCCAAGTGGCTTTTCGTACCAAAGATCGTACACGTTCGCGATCGGATCGAAGAAGCTCAAACGCTCACCCTCCACCATCACCGACGAAGATTATACAGGTTTTTTGACACTGAAAAAACCACGGGAGTTTTTGAAACGCGATCGTCTCGAAAACGTGTGGGCTGTCATTCTCACTTGTTCCTCGGATCGAGAACGTCTCTCAGCCCATCGCCGAGCACGTTCAAGGCGAACACCACGAGGGCTATGACGAAGCCAGGAAAGAGAGAGATCCACGGTGCGCTCAACAAGAACGCGGTGCCTTGGCTCACCAGGCCTCCGAGCGTCGGCTCGGGTGGTGGAACGCTCAAACCCAGAAAGCCCAGCGAAGCTTCGGTCAAGAAGGCGGTTGAGAGATTGGTGGTGAAGGTCACAATGAGTACAGATGAAAGATTGGGCAACACGTCGGTGAGCATTATCTTCAAATCGCTCTTTCCTATCGCTTTGGACGCCTTCACGAAGAGAGTCTCCTTTACAGAGAGTGCCGCACCACGCACGGTCCTGGCGAAGATCGGAACGTAGACCACGCCTATGGCAACTATCAAATTGACGAGGTTGGAGCCGAAGAGGGCCACGATGAAGAGAGCGAGGATCAACGATGGGAAGGCGAACAGACCATCGCAGAGCCTCATGATGAGCAGGTCCCAGATTCCGCCGTAGTAACCCGCCGTGAGTCCGAGGATCGTTCCAACGAAGGATGCGAACAGGATCGCGCTGAAGGCTATGACGACGCTCTTTTGAAGACCGTGGACGCACCTTGAGAATATGTCCCTGCCGAACTGGTCTGTTCCGAAGGGATGCTTCAGAGATGGTCCTTCGAGGATCGCGTCGTAGTCCATCGCGTAGGGACTGTGCGGTGCGAAGGTGGAAGGAAGAATGGCGACGATAAGGAACAAAACTATCAACGAGAGCGATACCAAGTTCAGTGGTCTTTTCAAGAACTTCTTCAACGTCCTGTTCATCGAGAGCGCTCACCTCAGTTCGACGCGAGGATCTATCAAGGTGTAGACGAAGTCGATCAAGATGTTGAGCACGACTATGAGTATGGCAATGAACATCACCACGAACTGGATCACTGGATAGTCCCTCTCGTTCACCGCTTGAAGGAGCAATCTTCCAAGGCCAGGTAGGGCGAACATGTTCTCGATGACGATCGTTCCTGCCAAGAGATAACCCAGCTGAATTCCAGAGAGTGTGATGATGGGTATGAGCGCGTTTTTGAGCGCGTGTTTGCTTATCAACCTTGAATAACTCACACCTTTCGCCTTCGCCGTTCTTATGTACTCCTGCTGCAGTACGTCGAGCATCGAGGATCTGGTCATCCTCATGATCTGCGCCGAGAGCATGAGACCGAGCGTGAGGGAGGGCAGAAACATCACTTGAAGGTTTCTTAAGAAATCTTCACGTAGCTGCACGTAACCGAAGATGTTGAAACCTTTGAAGGTTCCGGAGAAAATAACAATCAAAATCGCCCCCACCCAGAAGGATGGGGACGACAGTCCGATCAAACCTATCACTCTCACCAAACCATCCACGAAGGAGTTCTTCTTGATCGCGGCGACGATGCCGAGGGGTATGCCGATCACAGTCGCGAAGAACATGGACAGAACGGAGAGCTCCAGCGTCACTGGAAAGCGATCGAGGATGAGGTCTATGACTCTTCTTCCGGTTCTCAGAGACGTTCCGAAGTTCAGCGTGAAGAGGTTCTTCAACCAAACACCGAACTGGACGATCAAAGGTTTGTCCAAGCCGTACTGTTTGTACAATTGGTCTATCTGCTCTTCTGTCAAATAATTCTGAGTACCAAGCATCATGTCCACAACGTCACCAGGGACGAGGTGTATCGCGATGAACACCACGAACACGACGAAGAACACCGTCGGTATCGAAGTGAGAATGCGACGCAGAAGATAAGCAAAGCTCATTTCTTGTAAGTCTCCCTCAAGAAAATGAGACTCTCGTTCGGCAAGAGCTTGAAGCCTTCAACGGACGCGTTGCTGACGAAGATCTGATTGGCACTGTACAAAAAGATGATTGGTGATTCCTTGACGAGTAATCTCTGGAGCTCATCGTAGATCTCCTTCCTCTTCGTGGTATCGACCGTACTCCTACCGAGTTCGAGCAGCTCATCCACTCGTGGGTTGGAATAGCGGAAAACGTTGGTCGAACCTTTGCTGTGGAAGGTCCTGTAGAACTGAATGTCTGGCTCGATTGAACCACTGTTCATGGAGATG
This window contains:
- a CDS encoding class I SAM-dependent methyltransferase, which translates into the protein MSFFDPIANVYDLWYEKPLGRFVDEIETRVALEFFHPKPGTCVLDAGCGTGNFSIKLAKLGVKVVGIDISEEMLKIAKDKADKLGLDIEFKKMNVYSLEFPSDHFDGVFSMATFEFIHEPKRAFDEMMRVLKPSGYLLIGTINKDSPWGELYEQQAKQDPASVFRHASFKTQKDLEELDPKNLVRIAQCVFIPPNASEEQLNWEEEKRLSKTQRGGFIVALWRKPS
- a CDS encoding ABC transporter permease, giving the protein MSFAYLLRRILTSIPTVFFVVFVVFIAIHLVPGDVVDMMLGTQNYLTEEQIDQLYKQYGLDKPLIVQFGVWLKNLFTLNFGTSLRTGRRVIDLILDRFPVTLELSVLSMFFATVIGIPLGIVAAIKKNSFVDGLVRVIGLIGLSSPSFWVGAILIVIFSGTFKGFNIFGYVQLREDFLRNLQVMFLPSLTLGLMLSAQIMRMTRSSMLDVLQQEYIRTAKAKGVSYSRLISKHALKNALIPIITLSGIQLGYLLAGTIVIENMFALPGLGRLLLQAVNERDYPVIQFVVMFIAILIVVLNILIDFVYTLIDPRVELR
- a CDS encoding ABC transporter permease gives rise to the protein MNRTLKKFLKRPLNLVSLSLIVLFLIVAILPSTFAPHSPYAMDYDAILEGPSLKHPFGTDQFGRDIFSRCVHGLQKSVVIAFSAILFASFVGTILGLTAGYYGGIWDLLIMRLCDGLFAFPSLILALFIVALFGSNLVNLIVAIGVVYVPIFARTVRGAALSVKETLFVKASKAIGKSDLKIMLTDVLPNLSSVLIVTFTTNLSTAFLTEASLGFLGLSVPPPEPTLGGLVSQGTAFLLSAPWISLFPGFVIALVVFALNVLGDGLRDVLDPRNK